A window of the Miscanthus floridulus cultivar M001 chromosome 14, ASM1932011v1, whole genome shotgun sequence genome harbors these coding sequences:
- the LOC136503415 gene encoding uncharacterized protein — protein MLVAPNPSHELFIKKFKEFYKLKPPTFDHANNSIEADDWLRGIERSLPLVKCTNKEGLNIATLQLRGIANLWWDCFCAHHPDPANIGWMKFAQAFHEYHLMEGTMEAKAEEFRNLQMGTTPVEEYTTKFIRLMRYALEYTETEKQRKYYYMKDLPRAMQSILIGHDFLTQKELINKASLVEIDLKQIALEKEVLRNEKRKMPQPNP, from the coding sequence ATGCTAGTGGCACCTAACCCATCTCATgagcttttcatcaagaagttcaaggagtTCTACAAGTTGAAACCTCCTACCTTTGACCATGCTAACAACTCAATTGAGGCTGATGATTGGTTACGTGGAATCGAAAGAAGTCTTCCACTGGTGAAATGCACTAATAAGGAAGGTCTGAACATTGCCACCCTACAGCTCAGAGGCATTGCTAACTTGTGGTGGGATTGCTTTTGTGCTCACCACCCTGATCCCGCCAACATTGGTTGGATGAAGTTTGCACAAGCATTTCATGAGTACCACCTCATGGAAGGAACAATGGAAGCAAAAGCAGAAGAGTTCAGGAACTTACAAATGGGTACCACGCCAGTTGAAGAGTACACCACTAAGTTCATACGGCTGATGAGATATGCACTCGAGTACACAGAAACCGAGAAGCAAAGGAAGTACTACTACATGAAGGATCTTCCCCGAGCCATGCAGAGCATTCTCATCGGTCATGATTTTCTGACTCAGAAGGAGCTGATCAACAAAGCTTCTCTAGTGGAGATAGATTTGAAGCAGATTGCACTAGAAAAAGAAGTGCTCCGCAATGAGAAGAGAAAGATGCCTCAGCCAAATCCTTAG